A genomic window from Candidatus Kouleothrix ribensis includes:
- a CDS encoding response regulator transcription factor yields the protein MAARIRVLIIDDHPLFRQGIRWSLEEIGDMEVVGEAENGQEAIKLAERLLPDVVLVDINLPGLNGLEVARVIKRRDPRIAMIVLSVYEDDDQLFQAIKVGAAAYSSKDVHPNALITMIRDVARGRYLINESVLAKPHVATRVLHQFRELASTEDEQTSALFAPLTSREIEILDCIARGLSNKEIANELSISGQTVKNHITSILSKLQVNDRTMAVIYAIKKGWIRMGYDGVPKVVNSPEAV from the coding sequence ATGGCCGCAAGAATTCGAGTGCTGATCATCGACGACCACCCGCTGTTTCGGCAGGGCATCCGCTGGAGCCTGGAAGAGATCGGCGATATGGAGGTAGTTGGCGAGGCCGAAAATGGGCAAGAGGCCATCAAACTGGCCGAGCGATTACTCCCCGACGTGGTGCTGGTCGACATTAACTTGCCCGGCCTGAATGGGCTCGAGGTTGCGCGGGTGATCAAGCGGCGCGACCCACGCATCGCCATGATTGTGCTGAGCGTGTACGAGGACGACGACCAGCTCTTCCAGGCGATCAAAGTCGGCGCTGCGGCCTACTCATCGAAGGATGTACACCCAAACGCCCTGATCACGATGATCCGCGATGTGGCGCGCGGCCGCTACCTGATCAACGAGAGCGTGCTGGCCAAACCACACGTGGCCACCCGCGTGCTGCACCAGTTCCGCGAGCTGGCCTCGACTGAAGACGAACAGACATCGGCGCTGTTTGCGCCGCTAACCTCGCGCGAGATCGAGATTCTCGACTGCATCGCGCGCGGGCTATCGAATAAAGAGATCGCCAACGAGCTGTCGATCAGCGGGCAGACGGTGAAGAACCATATCACCTCGATTCTGTCGAAACTGCAAGTCAACGACCGAACCATGGCGGTGATCTATGCGATCAAGAAGGGCTGGATTCGTATGGGCTACGATGGGGTTCCAAAGGTTGTGAATAGCCCTGAGGCGGTGTAA
- a CDS encoding sensor histidine kinase: protein MSAEQPAVLREAHAIVAEQLARLRVLAENTRQTGTALGIALRQAERQLDEALLQQRSATHWRAPVARGLSQKATELRARHESLERELRANQHALKQLEQLVRQIEMSSSTLTNSEEAGPADPWAQALRAQIIQGREDERVRLAREVHDGPAQVLANSLMLLEGCYTLAQQSGVEKLSQLLGKLRDSTREGLLEVRRFIADLRPGALEEHGLAAALGDYIRSYNNAYSARVVLEAEPLPQLPRERAIVLYRIVQEALQNAHKYARGAATIVRIVLHGNQLHLSIRDDGPGFDPHEVARRAGRSNWGLTSMRERAELIGARFSVASSLGHGTEVSVSVPIEP from the coding sequence TTGAGCGCCGAACAACCGGCCGTGCTGCGCGAGGCGCACGCAATTGTAGCCGAACAGTTGGCCCGGCTACGTGTACTCGCCGAGAACACCCGGCAAACCGGCACGGCGCTCGGCATTGCGCTGCGCCAGGCCGAACGGCAGCTCGACGAAGCGCTGCTACAACAACGCTCGGCCACGCACTGGCGCGCGCCGGTTGCACGCGGGCTATCGCAGAAGGCCACCGAGCTACGCGCGCGCCACGAGTCGCTCGAGCGCGAGCTGCGCGCGAACCAGCATGCGCTCAAACAGCTCGAGCAGCTGGTGCGCCAGATCGAGATGAGCAGCAGCACGCTGACGAACTCCGAAGAGGCCGGGCCGGCCGACCCGTGGGCGCAGGCGCTGCGCGCGCAGATCATCCAGGGCCGTGAAGACGAGCGGGTACGCCTGGCGCGCGAGGTACACGACGGGCCGGCGCAGGTGCTGGCCAACTCGCTGATGCTGCTCGAAGGCTGCTACACGCTCGCGCAGCAATCGGGGGTTGAGAAGCTCAGCCAGCTGCTGGGCAAGCTGCGCGATTCGACTCGCGAAGGGCTGCTCGAGGTGCGGCGGTTCATCGCCGACCTGCGGCCGGGCGCGCTCGAAGAGCACGGGCTGGCGGCAGCGCTCGGCGACTACATTCGCAGCTATAACAACGCCTATAGCGCGCGCGTCGTGCTCGAGGCCGAGCCGCTGCCGCAGCTGCCGCGCGAGCGCGCGATCGTGCTGTATCGGATCGTGCAGGAGGCGCTGCAGAACGCGCACAAATACGCCCGTGGCGCAGCCACAATCGTGCGGATCGTGCTGCATGGTAACCAGCTGCACCTGTCGATCCGCGACGACGGGCCAGGCTTCGACCCGCACGAAGTGGCGCGGCGAGCCGGCCGCAGCAACTGGGGGCTGACGAGTATGCGCGAGCGAGCCGAGCTAATCGGGGCGCGCTTCAGCGTCGCGTCGAGCCTCGGGCACGGCACCGAGGTAAGCGTCAGCGTCCCGATAGAACCGTAA